A portion of the Cryptomeria japonica chromosome 5, Sugi_1.0, whole genome shotgun sequence genome contains these proteins:
- the LOC131061448 gene encoding uncharacterized protein LOC131061448, translating to MSSSRPPIRKDPAWKYHEDFPGQRKGQTKCIFCKTIFHGGIYRLKYHIAGVRGHDADPCTKAVTEAVRDCYVMVEEIERKRKEKEDLTVIGRHAPLGTGTQLGCVGGPSSLPSYRPTHFATTHASGSASISASASASASAPSHVPSTGSGSGNVSIGPRIRKSRLDTFFAPRTTPGSQQSLESMGWNKEVHDAAKMAVGRFWIYGSIPFFTARSPYWQEMVDALTICGAGFKAPSEFDLSGPILTELVNDVKKELGDQHQIWSTKGCTIMTDGWTDRRNRTLLNFLVSSAGGTVFIKSIDASAHCKNATYLCEQIEEVINEVGEENVVQVVTDNAPNYVAAGRLLMERHPSIVWTPCAAHCIDLMLEDIGKLPWVKTCVEKARNVCKFVYNHSWVLALMRQYTEHKELARPGITRFATNFITLQSMLRCKMALRRMIVGEEWSSSSYAATPAEKDMADCIFDERGFWSPCDEIVKFVKPLVVLLRVADGEKPAMGYIYEGMDRVKEGIKSIYAGDESKYGPIWQIIDKRWHHQLHRPIHAAAYYLNPAFHFSPTFRADAEVLDGLYSVMEKMAPIGCTQSDLMRELQLFSNAQGETFSRPIAKESRTTMMPDNWWNFFGPTTPNLQKLAIRILSQPCSASGCERNWSMFEHIHSKRRNRLSVEKMNDLIFVHYNLRLRMRKNALADISPIILDEVDPEAEWAIETDPVAVFSDDDIDWIDQVDIEAEAVAMAEEEQRARAERGDSEADGDSDRDGDSDTDVPDVGEHGVVSRGAAMAAQSSMTYLRCLRRGAGPSSEPTSGPEGADSSAP from the exons ATGTCCTCTTCTAGACctcccattagaaaggaccctgcttggaaatatcatgaggattttccagggcaaagaAAAGGGCAAACAAAGTGtatattttgcaaaacaatattccatggaggcatatatagattgaaataccatattgctggtgtgcgtgggcATGATGCCGACCCATGCACAAAAGCAGTCACTGAGGCCGTACGTGATTGCTATGTAatggttgaagaaattgaaaggaaaaggaaagaaaaagaggatctcacaGTCATTGGGAGACATGCACCTTTAGGAACAGGGACAcaattaggttgtgttggagggcctTCTTCCTTACCTTCATATCGTCCCACTCATTTTGCTACTACTCATGCTTCCGGTTCTGCTTCTATAAGTGCCAGTGCTAGTGCCAGTGCCTCTGCCCCTTCTCATGTTCCTAGCACTGGCAGTGGTAGTGGGaatgttagcattggacctaggattcgtaaatctaggttggataccttttttgcacctcgcactactcctgggtcccaacagtcacttgagagcatgggttggaacaaggaggtccatgatgctgctaaaatggcagttggcagatTTTGGATCTATGGCAGTATTCCATTCTTCACAGCCAG GTcaccttattggcaagaaatggttgatgcccttaccatttgtggggcggggttcaaagccccttctgagtTTGATTTGAGCGGACCCATTTTGACTgaattggtgaatgatgtgaagaaAGAATTGGGTGATCAACACcaaatatggagcactaaaggttgcaccatcatgactgatggttggacagacaggagaaatagaactctccttaattttcttgtttcttccgcag ggggcaccgttttcatcaagtctattgatgcctccgcccattgcaagaatgccacctacctatgtgagcagatagaggaggtgattaatGAGGTGGGTGaagagaacgtggtacaggtggtgactgaCAATGcaccaaattatgttgctgcag gcagactattgatggagaggcacccatctatagtttggactccatgtgccgcccattgcattgacctcatgttagaGGATATTGGAAAACTTCCATGGGTCAAGACATGTGTAGAAAAGGcaagaaatgtgtgcaaatttgtatataatcattcatgggtgttggctcttatgagacaatacacagagcataaggagttagctcgtccaggaatcacaagatttgccacaaacttcatcacattgcagtccatgcttcgtTGTAAGatggccttgagacgtatgattgttggtgaggagtggtcttcctcatcctatgctgccaCCCCAGCAGAaaaagatatggcagactgcatttttgatgagcgaggcttttggagcccttgtgatgagatagtgaag tttgttaagcccttggtggttttgttgcgagttgcggatggagaaaagcccgcaatgggctacatatatgagggcatggatagggtgaAAGAGGGCATCAAATCTATCTATgcaggagatgagagcaagtatggtcccatttggcagatcattgataagagatggcatcatcagcttcataggcccatccatgcagcagcctattatTTGAATCCGGCATTCCATTTTAGCCCTACTTTCAGGGCTGATGCGGAGGTCCTTGATGGGCTATACTCAGTCATGGAGAAGATGGCACCTATTGGTTGTACTCAGTCAGATCTTATgcgagagctacagttgttctcaaatgcacaaggggagaccttttctcgtcctatcgccaaagaaagtaggacaactatgatgccag ataattggtggaacttttttggcccaacgacaccaaatcttcagaagttggccattcgcatcttgagccaaccatgcagtgcatctggttgtgagcgcaattggagtatgtttgagcacatacactccaagaggcgcaatagattatccgtggagaagatgaatgatcttatCTTTGTTCACTataacctccgcctgagaatgagaaagaatgcattagctgacatctctcctatcattctagatgaggttgatcctgaggCAGAGTGGGCCATTGAGACAGATCCTGTggctgtctttagtgatgatgacattgattggatcgaccaggtagatatagaggctgaggctgtagccatggcagaggaggagcagagagcacgagcagagagaggagattcagaggcagatggtGATAGTGACAGAGATGGTGacagtgacacagatgttcctgatgttggtgagcatggcgtgGTGTCACGAGGAGCGGCTATGGCTGCCCAATCATCTatgacctaccttagatgccttcgtaGGGGGGCGGGGCCTTCATCGGAGCCGACgtcggggccggagggtgcagacTCCTCTGCGCCATAG